A window of Hymenobacter aerilatus contains these coding sequences:
- the argH gene encoding argininosuccinate lyase, protein MKIWEKGIPVDAKIEQFTIGQDRELDLYLAKFDVLASKAQANMLAGVGILTAEENQQLQQGLTELGEQVEAGTFTIEDEFEDVHSKIESYLTEKFGDAGKKIHTARSRNDQVLTAIQLFLKDYTERAAAKIVQLAEVMLQKAEAHKTDLLPGYTHFQAAMPSSFGLWFSAYAEHLLLDLALFEAAHTVADQNPLGSGAGFGSSFPINRQQTTQELGFGNMAVSSVGAQMLRGKTEKTLAFAVAGCAATLAKMSYDLVLYNSQDLAFVELPAAFTTGSSIMPHKKNPDVFELIRARCNALQALPNTITLTISNLPGGYHRDFQILKELLFEPMTQFLDILDIVLFALPQLCIKPNLLAQDKYDGVFSVENINQLIQTGTPFREAYQQVGRAVNEGTYVPHKEFQTTHLGSVHNLGLEEIEAKLTRVRRGSKVLGRE, encoded by the coding sequence ATGAAAATCTGGGAAAAAGGCATTCCGGTTGATGCCAAAATCGAGCAGTTCACCATCGGGCAAGACCGGGAGTTGGACTTGTATCTGGCTAAGTTTGACGTGCTGGCCTCCAAGGCACAGGCCAATATGCTGGCCGGGGTAGGGATACTGACTGCAGAGGAAAACCAGCAGCTGCAACAGGGCCTTACGGAACTGGGCGAGCAGGTAGAAGCCGGCACCTTCACCATTGAGGACGAGTTTGAGGATGTGCACTCCAAAATTGAGTCCTACCTAACGGAGAAGTTTGGCGACGCGGGCAAGAAAATCCACACTGCTCGTTCTCGCAACGACCAGGTGCTCACGGCTATTCAGCTGTTTTTGAAGGACTACACCGAGCGCGCCGCCGCCAAGATCGTGCAGCTGGCTGAGGTGATGCTGCAGAAGGCCGAAGCCCATAAAACCGATTTGCTACCCGGCTACACGCACTTTCAGGCCGCTATGCCCAGCAGCTTTGGGCTGTGGTTTTCGGCCTACGCCGAGCACTTGTTGCTGGATCTGGCGTTGTTCGAAGCGGCCCACACCGTAGCCGACCAGAACCCGCTGGGCTCCGGCGCGGGCTTCGGCAGCAGCTTCCCCATCAACCGCCAGCAGACTACGCAGGAGCTTGGTTTTGGTAATATGGCTGTGAGCAGCGTAGGCGCCCAGATGCTACGCGGCAAAACGGAGAAGACGCTGGCTTTTGCCGTGGCTGGCTGCGCTGCTACCCTCGCCAAGATGAGCTACGACCTGGTGCTCTACAATTCCCAGGACCTGGCGTTTGTGGAGCTACCCGCCGCTTTCACCACGGGTTCTAGCATCATGCCGCACAAGAAGAACCCCGATGTGTTTGAGCTGATTCGGGCGCGGTGCAACGCTTTGCAGGCCCTACCCAACACTATCACGCTCACCATCAGCAACCTGCCCGGCGGCTACCACCGCGACTTCCAGATTCTGAAGGAACTGCTCTTCGAGCCCATGACGCAGTTCCTGGACATTCTGGACATCGTGCTGTTTGCCCTACCCCAGTTGTGCATCAAGCCCAACCTGCTGGCCCAGGACAAGTACGACGGGGTATTCTCGGTCGAAAACATCAACCAGCTCATCCAAACCGGCACGCCCTTCCGCGAAGCCTACCAGCAGGTAGGCCGTGCCGTGAATGAGGGCACCTACGTGCCGCACAAGGAATTCCAGACCACCCACCTGGGTAGCGTGCACAACCTGGGCTTAGAGGAAATAGAAGCCAAGCTGACGCGGGTACGGCGAGGGAGTAAGGTATTGGGCAGAGAGTAA
- a CDS encoding energy transducer TonB, with translation MLSTFQAIALPQLPIKLRWFWVVLLCGLGMPDRDAWAQVRTETQRDTAVYDNSVVLIPANPLPIKEYDLPINLPKPVYYPGTICFFGAFPEFPGGFEALFQFIGQNIRYSADTTITGKVFVSFVITETGQVANAHINKGLSPAFYDEVLRVIKSMPKWKPGENNGKPVSVPFTIPVGFAKDLPPTSYRGKNRK, from the coding sequence ATGTTATCCACCTTTCAAGCAATTGCCCTACCCCAACTACCCATCAAGTTGCGTTGGTTTTGGGTAGTGTTGCTATGTGGGTTGGGAATGCCAGACAGGGACGCATGGGCGCAAGTGCGTACGGAAACACAGCGGGATACAGCTGTATATGATAACTCAGTTGTATTGATTCCGGCTAATCCGTTACCGATTAAGGAGTATGATCTACCCATCAACCTGCCGAAGCCGGTGTATTATCCTGGCACTATATGTTTTTTCGGCGCCTTTCCAGAATTTCCCGGTGGATTCGAGGCCTTGTTTCAATTCATCGGGCAGAACATCCGCTATTCAGCAGACACAACCATAACAGGTAAGGTATTCGTCAGCTTCGTTATCACAGAAACTGGGCAAGTAGCCAACGCACACATTAACAAAGGATTATCCCCTGCATTCTACGATGAAGTGTTGCGGGTCATCAAATCCATGCCTAAGTGGAAGCCCGGTGAAAACAACGGCAAACCCGTGAGTGTACCTTTTACAATTCCGGTCGGCTTTGCTAAAGATCTGCCACCAACCTCTTACAGAGGAAAGAACAGAAAATAA
- a CDS encoding energy transducer TonB family protein, with product MLELPILTIHLQACSEDWQHMTPTDQGRHCARCNHEVVDFTNSTAIDLEAARAASPDGRLCGRFRQSQLATTPGPQLRPRLRRFLVALVLVCGLGLSGREAWAQVRAGAKHYVAPEQAVTVLGFEVMPEYKDGGEAGLRRFIIQNLRYPTGQRRSGKVFVSFIVTKHGYARSFSILKGMGEPFDTEALRVAKLMGKWIPIKDDVHYTLPITFTAADKSAFPKKDTE from the coding sequence ATGCTTGAGCTTCCTATCCTTACTATACATCTGCAGGCCTGCTCCGAAGACTGGCAGCACATGACGCCTACCGACCAAGGTCGCCACTGCGCCCGCTGCAACCACGAAGTAGTGGACTTCACAAACAGCACTGCTATCGACCTGGAAGCCGCCCGCGCTGCTTCACCCGACGGCCGCCTGTGTGGGCGTTTTCGCCAAAGCCAGTTGGCGACTACCCCAGGGCCCCAGTTGCGCCCCAGGCTGCGGCGGTTTCTGGTGGCACTGGTGCTGGTGTGTGGGTTGGGGCTGTCGGGTAGGGAGGCATGGGCGCAAGTGCGGGCGGGTGCGAAGCATTATGTAGCTCCTGAACAAGCAGTGACAGTATTAGGCTTCGAGGTGATGCCAGAATACAAAGATGGTGGCGAGGCGGGCCTACGCCGTTTCATTATCCAAAACTTGCGCTATCCAACTGGACAACGGCGAAGCGGGAAAGTATTTGTAAGCTTCATTGTTACCAAACATGGGTACGCCCGTAGCTTTTCTATACTAAAAGGAATGGGGGAGCCATTCGATACAGAGGCGCTACGCGTCGCTAAGCTCATGGGGAAATGGATTCCAATAAAGGATGATGTTCACTACACCCTACCTATCACCTTCACGGCAGCAGATAAATCAGCTTTTCCGAAAAAGGACACAGAATAA
- a CDS encoding phytanoyl-CoA dioxygenase family protein → MSSLQNYPRFTLGNTLTTEQLEFFRQYGFLHFRPFLTPDTVQDLLRASEDVQRKWLAEGVEKVNGVPIKYGKDVDGQPIVQRFAFASHHSPVLHEFLKDPRFEALFPLLEAPGGRIGENEKDGLVINHYVNVTGSEFSQMGWHTDSLRDVFYGKRIGPMLNVGVHLDGTPATNGGLRLLVGTHTQSLRKMLFRKKYYKDVDSDPNEIAVETEPGDLTVHDGRMWHRVARSPLVGEVSRRRVMYIPIISGKYEPKNEESPTPFYLRFLHLVK, encoded by the coding sequence ATGTCATCTCTTCAGAATTATCCTCGCTTCACTTTAGGTAATACGCTGACCACAGAGCAACTAGAGTTTTTTCGGCAGTATGGGTTTCTGCATTTCCGCCCTTTTTTGACCCCCGATACGGTGCAGGACTTGCTGCGCGCGTCGGAAGACGTACAGCGCAAATGGCTGGCCGAGGGGGTAGAGAAGGTGAACGGCGTGCCCATTAAATACGGCAAGGATGTGGACGGGCAGCCCATTGTACAGCGGTTTGCCTTTGCCTCCCACCACAGCCCTGTACTACACGAGTTCCTGAAAGACCCGCGCTTCGAAGCCCTATTTCCGCTGTTGGAAGCCCCCGGTGGGCGCATCGGCGAAAATGAGAAGGACGGCCTCGTCATCAATCACTACGTGAACGTGACGGGCTCGGAGTTTTCGCAGATGGGCTGGCACACCGATTCGCTGCGCGACGTATTCTACGGCAAGCGCATCGGCCCCATGCTAAACGTGGGTGTGCACCTCGATGGCACCCCGGCCACCAACGGCGGCTTGCGCCTGCTGGTAGGCACGCACACGCAGAGTCTGCGCAAGATGCTGTTTCGCAAGAAGTACTACAAAGACGTAGACTCTGACCCCAACGAAATAGCCGTAGAAACCGAGCCCGGCGACCTGACCGTGCACGACGGCCGCATGTGGCACCGCGTGGCCCGCTCGCCGCTGGTAGGCGAAGTGTCGCGCCGCCGCGTGATGTATATTCCCATCATTTCGGGCAAATACGAGCCGAAGAATGAAGAAAGCCCCACGCCGTTTTACCTACGCTTCTTGCACTTGGTGAAGTAA
- a CDS encoding SDR family NAD(P)-dependent oxidoreductase, translated as MKTALITGASRGIGQAIATELARRGYHVLLTARSAEALETVAATLRQQFGVEAHVLAADLAAADGPVRVAEWATTIAPELAVLVNNAGYGLWGRFEDLGLDEQQQMLRLNMQVPVELTHRLLPTLRRQPKAYILNVASTAAYQAVPTLSLYAASKAFLLSFSRGLRYELRDSPVSVTCLSPGSTTTDFANRAGMNDALQATANKVSMTPEQVAKAAVAALLAGEAELIPGALNKISATLTSFVPKALTEKIAAGIYEKHLQ; from the coding sequence ATGAAAACCGCACTCATCACCGGCGCCTCGCGGGGCATTGGGCAAGCCATTGCCACCGAGCTGGCGCGGCGTGGCTACCATGTGCTGCTCACGGCACGCTCCGCAGAGGCTCTGGAAACGGTAGCCGCTACCCTGCGCCAGCAGTTTGGGGTAGAAGCGCACGTACTGGCCGCCGACCTGGCTGCAGCCGATGGCCCGGTCCGCGTGGCGGAGTGGGCTACTACCATCGCGCCGGAACTGGCCGTGCTGGTAAATAATGCCGGGTACGGTCTGTGGGGTAGGTTCGAAGACTTGGGGCTGGACGAGCAGCAGCAGATGCTGCGCCTGAACATGCAGGTACCCGTAGAGCTGACGCACCGCTTGCTGCCTACCTTACGCCGTCAGCCTAAGGCCTACATCCTGAATGTGGCCAGTACCGCAGCCTACCAGGCTGTGCCTACCCTGTCGCTCTACGCAGCCAGCAAAGCGTTTCTGCTCAGCTTCAGCCGCGGCCTGCGCTACGAGCTGCGCGACTCGCCGGTGTCCGTTACTTGCCTCAGCCCTGGCTCCACTACCACCGATTTTGCCAACCGTGCCGGCATGAACGACGCTCTGCAAGCCACCGCCAATAAGGTGTCGATGACACCGGAGCAAGTAGCCAAAGCCGCCGTAGCGGCTCTGCTAGCCGGCGAGGCCGAGTTGATTCCTGGAGCGCTCAATAAGATTTCGGCCACGCTCACCAGCTTCGTTCCCAAAGCTCTAACAGAGAAAATTGCTGCTGGCATCTACGAAAAGCACTTGCAGTAG
- a CDS encoding sphingomyelin synthase family protein, which translates to MPTHRSSAATTPARPLTWSAARTHPAFRQRLLVALLLLLGISYALPAFFTFVQARPGTVLPDPLLEALPAHDVSAPTFGVIYLSIAVALIYLLPRPTLLLRALWAYALLHLLRIATLWLFPLEAPAHLLVLHDPLVERFFYASQVPITKDLFFSGHTATLALLSLAVGPGRLRQVLAALTGVVAALVLVQHAHYTYDVLAAIPFAFGSYWLAGKGVSL; encoded by the coding sequence ATGCCCACCCATCGTTCTTCCGCCGCCACAACGCCGGCACGCCCACTCACTTGGTCGGCAGCCCGCACCCACCCCGCCTTCCGGCAACGGCTACTGGTGGCGCTGCTGCTGCTACTAGGCATTTCCTACGCCCTGCCTGCCTTTTTTACCTTCGTTCAGGCGCGGCCAGGCACGGTGCTGCCCGATCCGCTGCTGGAAGCCTTACCCGCCCACGACGTATCGGCGCCTACTTTCGGGGTTATCTACCTAAGTATTGCTGTGGCCTTGATTTATCTGCTGCCCCGCCCTACCCTGCTGCTGCGGGCGCTGTGGGCGTATGCCTTGCTGCACTTGCTGCGCATAGCCACATTGTGGCTTTTTCCCCTGGAGGCACCGGCCCACCTGCTCGTCCTCCACGACCCACTGGTGGAGCGTTTCTTCTACGCGTCGCAAGTCCCCATCACCAAAGACCTATTTTTTTCGGGTCATACAGCTACTCTCGCCCTACTTTCCCTGGCAGTAGGACCAGGCAGACTACGCCAGGTATTGGCTGCTCTTACAGGGGTAGTGGCCGCGCTGGTGCTGGTGCAGCACGCACACTACACCTACGATGTGCTGGCCGCTATTCCGTTCGCCTTCGGCAGCTATTGGCTGGCAGGGAAAGGGGTGAGTTTGTGA
- a CDS encoding amidohydrolase, with translation MPRFSTLLTTALALATFPTLAQNAALNARIAKLAAQEESKVVAWRRDIHEHPELGNQETRTAGIVAAHLKKLGIEVQTGVARTGVVGILRGGKPGPVVALRADMDGLPVTETTGLPFASQVKTTYNNQPVGVMHACGHDTHVAMLLGAAEVLSQVKKDLPGTVKFIFQPAEEGSLPGETGGAKLMVQEGVMTNPKVDAIFGLHINAQTEVGNLRYRATGEMAAADVFSIKVKGKSAHGAYPWLSVDPVVTAAQIILGLQTIISRQTELTRDAAVLTVGMVHGGVRNNIIPEQVELTGTIRTLDKDMQQKLWADVRRVATGIASSAGATAEVEIVNYTPVTYNDPKLTAQMVPTLRAVAGATNVQEQKAVTGAEDFAYFQEKVPGLFVFVGGMPKGKNPADTAPHHTPNFFVDESGLTLGVTTLATLAADYLGAKR, from the coding sequence ATGCCCCGTTTTTCTACCCTGCTCACCACCGCATTGGCGTTGGCTACCTTCCCAACGCTGGCGCAGAACGCCGCCCTAAATGCGCGTATTGCCAAGCTGGCGGCGCAGGAAGAAAGCAAGGTAGTTGCCTGGCGGCGCGATATCCACGAGCACCCTGAACTGGGTAATCAGGAAACCCGCACGGCCGGCATTGTAGCCGCCCACCTCAAAAAGCTGGGCATTGAGGTGCAAACCGGCGTGGCCCGCACCGGCGTGGTAGGCATTCTGCGCGGCGGCAAACCTGGCCCTGTAGTGGCGTTGCGCGCCGATATGGACGGCCTACCCGTGACGGAAACCACCGGCCTACCCTTTGCCTCGCAGGTGAAGACTACCTACAACAACCAGCCTGTAGGCGTGATGCATGCCTGCGGCCACGACACGCACGTAGCCATGCTGTTGGGCGCTGCCGAGGTGCTCAGCCAGGTGAAAAAAGACCTACCAGGCACGGTGAAGTTTATCTTCCAGCCCGCCGAGGAAGGCTCCCTACCCGGTGAAACGGGTGGTGCCAAGCTGATGGTGCAGGAAGGTGTGATGACGAACCCCAAGGTAGACGCCATCTTCGGCCTGCACATCAACGCCCAAACGGAGGTAGGCAACCTACGCTACCGCGCCACCGGCGAAATGGCCGCCGCCGACGTATTCAGCATCAAAGTGAAAGGCAAGTCGGCGCACGGGGCCTACCCCTGGCTGAGCGTGGACCCCGTGGTAACGGCCGCGCAGATTATTCTGGGCCTGCAAACCATTATCAGCCGCCAAACAGAACTGACCCGGGATGCGGCCGTGCTGACGGTGGGCATGGTGCACGGCGGCGTGCGCAACAACATCATCCCCGAGCAGGTGGAGCTGACGGGTACCATCCGCACGCTGGATAAGGATATGCAGCAGAAGCTGTGGGCCGATGTACGTCGCGTAGCCACGGGTATTGCCAGCAGCGCCGGCGCCACCGCCGAGGTGGAGATTGTGAACTACACGCCCGTGACCTACAACGACCCAAAGCTGACCGCGCAGATGGTGCCTACCCTGCGCGCCGTGGCGGGAGCGACTAACGTGCAGGAACAGAAGGCCGTAACCGGCGCCGAGGACTTCGCCTATTTCCAGGAGAAGGTGCCCGGCCTGTTTGTGTTTGTGGGCGGAATGCCTAAAGGCAAGAATCCGGCAGATACGGCCCCGCATCACACGCCCAACTTTTTCGTAGACGAAAGCGGCCTGACGCTGGGCGTAACGACGCTGGCTACCCTCGCCGCCGACTACCTGGGCGCGAAGCGGTAG
- a CDS encoding ATP-grasp domain-containing protein — protein sequence MNIALVTCDILAQYAAPNVEDEDSLLTRYLRAQGHHVEPRVWTNPAVEWEKYDVVLLKSPWDYFDRIEEFYAWLDRMEQLQVPMLNPATVVRWNTNKRYLRDIQDAGVRIVPTQWLPRGSHFDAEAAHTALQTDHLVVKPAVSGGAKNTFALLRGESSIRTPDLNELLQHEDFLVQPFLPQIQEQGEWSLVYLGGEYSHCVLKTPKSGDFRVQHYLGGGIQARTAPEHLRRTADAIVQQFAPGCLYARVDGVEIDGELVLMELELIEPFLYLATEPTSLPQYEKALSALKSGDVS from the coding sequence ATGAATATTGCCTTAGTTACCTGCGACATTTTGGCGCAGTATGCCGCGCCCAATGTAGAAGATGAAGACAGCCTGCTCACGCGCTACCTGCGCGCACAGGGGCACCACGTAGAGCCCCGTGTGTGGACCAACCCGGCCGTGGAATGGGAGAAATACGATGTAGTGCTTCTAAAATCGCCCTGGGACTACTTCGACCGCATTGAGGAGTTCTACGCATGGTTGGACCGGATGGAGCAGCTGCAGGTGCCCATGCTGAACCCCGCCACCGTGGTGCGCTGGAACACCAATAAACGTTACCTGCGCGATATACAGGATGCCGGCGTACGCATTGTACCCACGCAGTGGCTGCCTCGTGGTAGTCATTTCGATGCCGAAGCTGCCCACACTGCCCTGCAAACCGACCACTTAGTAGTGAAGCCGGCTGTGAGCGGCGGTGCCAAAAACACGTTTGCGCTGTTGCGCGGCGAGTCCTCCATCCGCACGCCCGACCTCAACGAACTGCTTCAGCACGAAGACTTCCTGGTGCAGCCTTTCCTACCCCAGATTCAGGAGCAGGGCGAGTGGTCGTTGGTGTACCTGGGCGGCGAGTACAGCCATTGCGTCCTGAAAACTCCCAAGTCCGGCGACTTCCGGGTGCAGCACTACCTGGGCGGCGGCATTCAGGCCCGAACCGCGCCGGAGCACTTGCGTCGCACCGCCGATGCCATTGTGCAGCAGTTTGCCCCCGGCTGCCTCTACGCCCGCGTAGACGGAGTAGAAATCGACGGTGAGCTGGTACTCATGGAGTTGGAGCTGATTGAGCCCTTCCTCTACCTAGCCACCGAGCCTACCTCCTTGCCACAGTACGAGAAAGCGCTATCAGCTCTAAAAAGCGGAGACGTTTCCTAA
- a CDS encoding SDR family oxidoreductase: protein MEHSASTFSATRWSLQGKVAVVTGASKGIGAAVAEELLRLGATVLAVARTAPALEQQVGNWQAAGLDAHALAADVSEDVGRQQVLDAVRERWSRLHILVNNVGTNIRKPTVEYSIEEFRFLLATNLESTFALCQGAYPLLQAAESSSVVNISSVAGLRHVRTGSIYGMTKAAMVQLTRNLAVEWAADRIRVNVVAPWYIRTPLAETVLRNPDYLNSVLDRTPMRRVGEPEEVSAAVAFLCLPAASYITGQCLSVDGGFEVNGF from the coding sequence ATGGAACATTCTGCTTCTACTTTTTCTGCCACGCGTTGGTCGCTGCAAGGGAAAGTTGCCGTTGTTACGGGAGCTTCCAAAGGCATTGGAGCCGCCGTGGCCGAGGAGCTGCTACGGCTGGGTGCCACCGTATTGGCCGTAGCCCGCACCGCCCCAGCGCTGGAGCAACAGGTAGGCAACTGGCAAGCCGCTGGCTTGGACGCACACGCGCTGGCCGCCGATGTCAGCGAGGACGTAGGTAGGCAGCAAGTACTGGACGCGGTGCGCGAGCGATGGAGCCGGCTGCATATTCTGGTCAACAACGTAGGCACCAACATCCGCAAGCCCACGGTGGAATACAGCATCGAAGAGTTTCGGTTTTTGCTGGCTACCAATCTCGAATCGACGTTTGCGCTGTGCCAAGGCGCCTACCCGCTGCTGCAAGCTGCTGAGAGCAGCAGCGTGGTCAATATTTCGTCGGTGGCGGGGCTGCGGCACGTGCGCACGGGCTCCATCTACGGCATGACCAAGGCCGCCATGGTACAACTCACCCGCAATCTGGCGGTGGAGTGGGCCGCCGACCGCATTCGCGTGAACGTGGTAGCGCCGTGGTATATCCGCACGCCCCTAGCCGAAACCGTGCTCCGCAACCCCGACTACCTCAACAGCGTGCTCGACCGCACCCCCATGCGCCGGGTAGGCGAGCCGGAAGAGGTAAGCGCGGCCGTGGCCTTCTTGTGCCTACCCGCCGCCAGCTACATCACCGGCCAATGCCTGAGCGTGGACGGAGGCTTCGAGGTGAATGGCTTCTAG